TCGGCCCATAGGCGAATTCCACCATCTGCAGCGAGCCCAGGCGGATCGTGCCGGCGTCCTTCAGCCGCTGCAGCGCCGTCGAAGTGGTGGTGGCGACGAAATCGCGCCGGATCTTCGAGCCGCAGGTGACCACGTGGCCCGCGTCGTAATACATATCCTTGTGCGCCAGCGGAACGCCATGCAGCGCGCCCTTGGCGGCGCCCTTCGCCAGCGCCGCATCGGCCACATCGGCTGCGCTGAGCGCCGCTTCGGCTTCAATGGCCATGAAGGCGTTGAGACGGGGCTGCCACTGTGCGATCCGGTCGAGACAGGATTGCGTCACCTCGCGCGACGAGATCTTCTTCTGCGCGATCGCCTGCGCGACCGACGTCAGCGACATCAAGGCGGGCTCGGTGCTCATTTCGACACCTTTGCAGCTTGCACGAGCAGAAAGCTCGCAGGCTCCAGGTCGAACGGCAGCGTGCCGGCGACCGGCGCAAAGCCTTCGAACGCCGGGCCCATGGAATGGGCGATACGCCCGGCGACATCGGCATCGACGGGCACGCCCGCAACGTCGGTCATCGCCTTGATCTCTTTCGCTGTGGGTTTTGTCATGTCACTCCCTCTGCCGGTGCGCGGCTGTGCCCGGAGCCTGATATGGCCATGTAGCACGCCGCTTCATGACCCATTCTATCGAGCGCGGTGAGTTTTGGTGTGGCATTTGCGCAGAGCGGCTCCGCGAACGGGCAGCGGGTGTGAAACCGGCAGCCTGGCGGCGGATCGATCGGATTGGGCGGATCGCCCGAAATCGGCGGCGTCTCGGTGCGGTTGTCGGGATCGGAGGACGGCATCGCCGCCAGCAGCGCCCGCGTATAGGGATGCGCCGGCGCGTCCCATACCCGGTCGACCGGGCCGAGCTCGACCACCTCGCCGAGATACATCACCAATACACGGTCGGAAATGTAACGCACCACGTTGAGATCGTGGCTGATGAAGAGATAGGTCAGTCCGAACTCGCGCTTGAGATCGACCAGCAGATTGAGCACCTGCGCCTCGACCGACTTGTCCAGCGCCGACACCGCCTCGTCCAGGATCACCAGCCGCGGCGACAGCGCCAGCGCACGGGCGATGTTGACGCGCTGGCGCTGGCCGCCGGAAATTTCGTGCGGATAGCGATTGGCGAAATTTTCCGGCCGCAGGCCCACCTTGCCGAGCAGTTCGCGCGCCAGCGCGCGGGCCGCCCCGTCGGCCATGCCATGAACCTTTGGTCCGAACGCGATCGATTCCTCGATAGTCAGGCGCGGATTGAGCGAGGCGTAGCTGTCCTGGAACACCATCTGCATGCCGCGGCGCAATTCACGGAGAGAAAGCGCGCGCCCGACCTGCATGCCGTCATAAATGATATCGCCGGCATCGCGCTGCATCAGGTGCATCAAGAGCCGCGCGGTGGTCGACTTGCCGCAGCCGGATTCGCCGACGATCCCGACCGTTTCGCCCTTGGCGATGGCAAACGACACGTCGTCGACCGCGCGCACCGTCTTGCGCTTGCTGAAGAGATCGCCGCGTACCGGGAAATGCTTGGTCAGGCCATTGACCTGCAGCAGCGGCTGCGCAGCGCCGCCGACATCCTCGACCGGCTCGAGCAATTCGACTGAGTTGGCGAGTTCGGTCATGGCGTCAGTTCCGTATGTCCATGGCGCTGCGCATGCCGTCGCTGAGCAGGTTGAAGCAGATCGATACCGCGAAGATCATGACGCCCGGCAAGGCCGCTACCCACGGATTGATGTAGATCGCGGTGCGCAGCGTGTTGAGCATCAACCCCCATTCCGGCTCCGGCGGCTTTGTCCCCAGGCCCAGGAACGACAGCCCCGCGGCCAGGATCATCGACACCGA
The sequence above is drawn from the Bradyrhizobium sediminis genome and encodes:
- a CDS encoding ABC transporter ATP-binding protein → MTELANSVELLEPVEDVGGAAQPLLQVNGLTKHFPVRGDLFSKRKTVRAVDDVSFAIAKGETVGIVGESGCGKSTTARLLMHLMQRDAGDIIYDGMQVGRALSLRELRRGMQMVFQDSYASLNPRLTIEESIAFGPKVHGMADGAARALARELLGKVGLRPENFANRYPHEISGGQRQRVNIARALALSPRLVILDEAVSALDKSVEAQVLNLLVDLKREFGLTYLFISHDLNVVRYISDRVLVMYLGEVVELGPVDRVWDAPAHPYTRALLAAMPSSDPDNRTETPPISGDPPNPIDPPPGCRFHTRCPFAEPLCANATPKLTALDRMGHEAACYMAISGSGHSRAPAEGVT